CTTGAGCTAGCTGAACGGACTCTGAAACTTCTTGAGGTTCAAGGCTCACACTCGATTCTTGTAGATAAGCAAGACGCGTGGATTCAGTTCTTGACAAACTATTTGAGAGAGATTCTGAAATGTGTAAACTATGTGAAATAGACTTAGACTCTGAAACGCTCTGTCTATAAGAAAGCAACTCTGAAACTGAAATACTATAAAATTCAGATAAAGAAACTCTCACAATACTTTGACTGATTTGCTCTGATTCACTCAAGGAAATCGATTCACTCAAACTCAAGGAAGCTGAGACGCTGACACTATGACTGAGGAATTCTGAAAGACTAATAGAGGTTGAAGTGCTCTGACTCACGGATTCTGAAACCGAAATCAACTTGCTCTCATATGTAGATTGGGCGACAGAGGCACTTACTGATAGCGAGGAACTCAGCCAATTGTACTCTGAAATGGATTGACTCTCACTCAAAGAGATTGACAGGCTAGCACTCTCGCTCAAAGATTCAGAGATACTATGCATCTGGCTAACACTTTCGGATTCACTCAAACTTAGGGAGCTTGAAAGGCTAAGACTTTGACTTAAGGATTCTGAGACACTAAGGCTGAGACTATCTTGCTCAGATTGGCTCAAGGATTCAGAAACACTGAGACTTTCAGACTCACTCAAGGCAATTGATTCACTCAAACTTAAGGACCTTGAAACGTTGGCACTATGGCTGAGAGATTCTGAAATACTAATAGACTCTGAGATCGATGTCAACTTGCTCTCTAATTCAGATTGGGCAAGAGAGGCACTAACTGATAATGAGGAGTTTAACCAAGTATGCTCAGAAAGTGATTGGCTAAAACTCAAAGAGCTTGAAAGGCTAAGACTTTGACTGAGAGATTCTGAGACACTAAGACTGAGACTATCTTGCTCAGATTGGCTCAAGGATTCAGAAACACTGAGGCTTTCAGACTCACTCAAAGCAATTGATTCACTCAAACTAAGGACTTCTGAAAGGCTGGCACTTTGACTAATAGACTCGGAAATTGAGGTCAACTTGCTCTCTAATTCAGATTGGGCAACAAAGGCACTGACTGACAATGAAGAGCTTAACCAAGTGTATTCAGCAATAGACTCACTCAAGGATGTTGACTCGCTAAAGGAGATAGACTCGCTAAGACTGAGAGACTCCACTGTCCATCTACTCAAAGATTCTGAAGCAGAAAGGGACTGGCTATAGCTAAGTGATTCTGATAACTGCTGACTCTCCTTGGCTGATTCAGACTCGAAAAGAAGTTGAGAAAATGCTTCACTCAAGGATAGAGACTGACTGATGCTCAAAGATTCAGATGCCGAAAGGCTAAGTGAAGTAAACTCAGACTGAGCCAACCACTCAGAAATAGAGAGACTCAGACTAGTGCTTAGAGAAGTCAAGAAGGTATCTGGATTACTTTCACTTACTGAAATTGAATCAAAATCGTCGCTCGAATCTGAAAGGCCAACTGAGGTCGCTTCTAAGGCACTTAAAGATTCAGACTCGGATAGACTCAGACTAGCACTAATTGATTCAGAAAGAGAAGCTGACCGACTATCTGCTACCGAGGTTGAAACGAATTCGCTCAAAAGGATAGAAGCGGATTCTGAGAGGCTGAGAGACTCAGACTCTACCAGACTCCAGTAGGCAGACTCAGATAGGCTCTCACTCTCACTAATGGAAGCAGAAAGAGAGGCGCTGATATAAGCTGCTTCTGACTCGGAAAGGCTGAGAGACTCAGACTCTACCAGACTCCAATAGGCAGACTCGGATAGACTTTCACTCTCACTGATGGAAGCAGAAAGTGATTCGTTAGCATAAGCTGCTTCTGACTCGGAAAGGCTGAGAGACTCAGACTCTACCAGACTCCAATAGGCAGACTCGGATAGACTTTCACTCTCGCTAATAGAAGCAGAAAGTGACTCACTAGCATAAGCTGCTTCTGACTCGGATAGACTGAGAGACTCAGACTCTACCAGACTCCAGTAAACAGACTCAGATTGGCTCTCACTCTCACTGATGGAAGCAGAAAGTGATTCGCTAGCATAAGCTGCTTCTGACTCAGACTCTACCAGACTTAAAGATTCTAATTCTGAGCTTACTATGGTTGATTCATGGGAATCAATTTCATGGATGTCATCAGAATTTTCCGATGTCCATAGCTCTTCATTATATTCATTTGAACCATTGTAGACTTCTGTTGACGCTGAAAGTGTCGCATCCTGATAAGAAGATTGACCTACCAGATAATCTTCATCCGACTGTTCAACAATGTGAGCAAGGGAATCCTGAGAAGAGACCTCTAAGGAATCATTCTCCCACAGCGTATCTTGAAGAGAAGGCTCACTTGTTGCAACGGAATCACTGTAGGAATTGATCGCAGACAAGCTGAGAGAGTTTTGAACGCTCGTTGATAGACTTTGGCTGAGATTTCTTACCAAATCATCTACTACTAAGCTATTGTTGGCTTGAAAATCCTCAAAGGCTTCCATGATAGACATTGGCTCTGCCAGTGATTCTAATTCCTCGTTAGGGTCTACCACAAGCTGATTTTGATCTTGTGGCTTTCGGTTAATCGGTTTTAAGATGGCTGCATCAGGATTATAATAATCTTCATCCTCCGTCACCAATCGTTTAAACTTCGATATAACGCGCTTAAACCCCTTTGCTTTTACTTTTTTATTTTTACCCATAATATACATTTTCTCCCGAATGCAGTTATATCCTTATTATAAAGTCTATAGCAGAATCTGTCAAAGCATTAGCCAAAGAAAACCTCTAATTTCCCTGTCGGCTGAATATTGATAGAACTCAGTGCCATATTTTTTATAATTTTAAGACTCATGTCTGCATTCATTCTTTTATATGACTCAAAAGCCTCTTTATGAAACTCATATACAGGATTCTTTTGCGCATAGCCACGACTGATTACTAAAGCTTGAAATTGTTGTAGATAGTCAACTTGCTCCACCCAGCAATCATCCACTGCTCTTAGCACTACGGTACGTTGAAACTGTTCAAACATATCTGAATCCTCAATCCTATCTCGTTTTCGCTGATATTCTTCAATAAAAAGCTTGGTTAGAAATTTTTTGACTTGCTGAATATTTGTCACATCTAGATTTTTTGGAATGTCTTGACAATAGTAACTAATGTTATCCAAAACAAAACGATACAAATCAGCTTGCTCTTTAAAGGGATGTTTCTTCACATAAGCATCCATGGCATCTGATAGCACAGATAGAAAATAATCTAAATCAAAATCCGGATGAGCAATGATGTCATTCCGTTTATTATAGATGATTTGCCGTTGAATACGGATACTTTCATCATACTGCTCCGTTGATCGTCTTGAAGCTGCTCCTGCATTATCACTGTTTTTCTGAGCTTCCGCCACAGCAAATTTCACACGAGCAGATTTTAGACGAACCTTCTGCTTTTCCTCTGGCTTGGCAACTTCTTTCTGATAAAAATCATTGATCCATTTACTGCCAGACTTTGTAATAATATCATCCTCGAGTGACACGAAAAATTTACTTAATCCTGGTGCGCCTTGACGGCCTGCACGACCACGAAGCTGCAGATCAACTCGCTCGCTGGACATTCTCTCTGTTCCAATAACTGCCAGTCCACCTAATTTGGCAACCCCATCTTCTAGGATAATATCCGTTCCTCGACCAGCCATGGAGGTTGCGACGGTCACCGCAGAACGTCGGCCTGCCTGAGCAATCATCTCTGCCTCTTTTGCAGCATTATGGGCATTTAGCACATTGTGAGCAATCCCTTCCTGTAGCAAGAGCATGGAGTAAATTTCTGACATTCTCACTGATCCTGTCGCAATCAGAACTGGCTGACCTTTTCTGTGTAATTTTTTAATATAATCCAAAGAAGCATAAAGTTTCTGAGGAATCGTCAGATAAATCTCGTCTGGATAATCGATCCGTTGATTCGGCTTTCTAGTCGGTACAACGACTACTCCCAAATCATAAACTTCACGGAATTCGTCTTCGCAAACCTTACCCGTACCTGTCATACCTGCCAACTTAGGAAACATCTTGAATAGATTCTGATAGGTAATGGAGGCCATGGAGCGTGTTTCTAGGGAAATCTTTACACGTTCTCTCGCTTCCAAGGCTTGGTGCAGGCCAGATTGGAGCTTATTTCCTTCTAAGAGTCGGCCTGTTCCCTCATCCATCAGCTTGACTTCGCCATTATCCACAGTATACTGGCGGTCTTTTTCAAATAAATGATTGGCCCTTAAAGCCAAATTTATTTGACGAATCAGTTGGTAGTTATTGGGATCGTAGGCATTTTGCACACGGAAGTAAATTTCCGCTTCCTTGACACCTTTTCTCGTCAACCAGACTGAAGTCCGAGTAGAATCCAGCTTGAAATCTTCCCCTTCTTTCAAGGTCTTAACAAACTCATCACAGGTAACAAATAGATTGGACTGAACCCGCGGAGAACCTGAGATAATCAGAGGCATTTGCGCACTGTCTAGGAGAGCTGCATCAACCTCGTCAACCAAACAGAAATAGAACTTAGGCAAGAATTTCTTTGATTTGGATGTTGCTAAATTTTCCTCAAGGTAGTCAAAGCCCAGCGCACTATGTGTAGTATAAACGATATCACTTTGATAAATCCGCTGCTTTTGCACAACCTTTAACTTTTTAGCTGGATTTTCTGAAACACCAACCCCAACTGTCATCCCCAAGTAATGAAAGACAGGCCCCATTTGCTTAGCGTCACGCATGGCCAAATACTCATTGGCTGTGACTAAGATGGTGCTCTTACCAGTCAAAGCATTTAAATACAAGGGAAGAATTGCTGTTAGTGTTTTGCCCTCTCCCGTCCTCATCTCGGCAATCTGATTGTCTTGCATGATTAAGGCACCTAAGATTTGCACATCGTAAGGATAGAGCCCCAAGACGCGTTTAGCCGCTTCACGAATGGTGGCATAGGCCTCTGGTAAAATTTCCTGCAGCCTTTCTCCCTTAGAAAGACGGCCTTTAAACCATTGAGTTTTAGACTGCAATTCTTCATCTGACATGGCTGCATAATCGTCAGAAAGCTGATTAATCTTTTCTAAGATTTTTTTATACCGCCTTAGTTTAAAGGAATTAGCTAAATGTAATTTTTTAGGCTTCATTCTTTCTCATCCACTCTTCCGTTTTCTCCAAGTCTATTTTTTGAAGCAAAAAGGACTGATCCAATAAATAATCAATGTTAGCTAGTACACGTGGCCTATTTTTCAGATGGGCATACTCTCTTACTTTAGCTGGGTTAAAGCGTTCAAGCAGCAAATCTCTGAACATAGGATAATTCACCCTATTTCGATAGCGCTCAAGCACATGCTGATAATCCACTTCTGGCATGAAGTCATCAGTCACCAAAGCATAGGCATTTTCAAATTGCTGGGAGTAAAGCAAGGCTGCTATATTTGAAACCGGCCCGTAGCCAGCAAAAGCTACCTTTTCAAAAGAATATTCTTGAGACAGCTTTTCAATTGTTCCAAGCAAGATTTCGAAGAACTCTTTTTCCATATACAAAAGAGCGTCTTTATAGGAAGAATTGACTATCAGCAAATTTGGAAAATGTTCCCGAACGATTTCTGGAATGTAACCCGTCCGATTAAAATCAGACTCCGTAAAGCATACGTAAACCGTTTCTTGATTGACGTCCTTATGCAACAATTTCGAAATCCAATAGCGATCAACTGTATAATCTGCCACACCTTCTTCGGCAATATAGATGCTTTCAAACAAGAAACGATGGCAACCAGAACTCACTAATTGAATTTTATAATGATGGGTATTGTTCGGCACGCGAACGCTCATGGTTTCACCCTGCTTAATGATCTGATTAAAAATCTCCTCATCACGCGCATTCATAAATTCAATCTTCAAGTAGGTCGAATTTTCAGGAAGAGTCTCCATATAGCTTCCAAAG
This genomic window from Streptococcus cristatus AS 1.3089 contains:
- the secA2 gene encoding accessory Sec system translocase SecA2 codes for the protein MKPKKLHLANSFKLRRYKKILEKINQLSDDYAAMSDEELQSKTQWFKGRLSKGERLQEILPEAYATIREAAKRVLGLYPYDVQILGALIMQDNQIAEMRTGEGKTLTAILPLYLNALTGKSTILVTANEYLAMRDAKQMGPVFHYLGMTVGVGVSENPAKKLKVVQKQRIYQSDIVYTTHSALGFDYLEENLATSKSKKFLPKFYFCLVDEVDAALLDSAQMPLIISGSPRVQSNLFVTCDEFVKTLKEGEDFKLDSTRTSVWLTRKGVKEAEIYFRVQNAYDPNNYQLIRQINLALRANHLFEKDRQYTVDNGEVKLMDEGTGRLLEGNKLQSGLHQALEARERVKISLETRSMASITYQNLFKMFPKLAGMTGTGKVCEDEFREVYDLGVVVVPTRKPNQRIDYPDEIYLTIPQKLYASLDYIKKLHRKGQPVLIATGSVRMSEIYSMLLLQEGIAHNVLNAHNAAKEAEMIAQAGRRSAVTVATSMAGRGTDIILEDGVAKLGGLAVIGTERMSSERVDLQLRGRAGRQGAPGLSKFFVSLEDDIITKSGSKWINDFYQKEVAKPEEKQKVRLKSARVKFAVAEAQKNSDNAGAASRRSTEQYDESIRIQRQIIYNKRNDIIAHPDFDLDYFLSVLSDAMDAYVKKHPFKEQADLYRFVLDNISYYCQDIPKNLDVTNIQQVKKFLTKLFIEEYQRKRDRIEDSDMFEQFQRTVVLRAVDDCWVEQVDYLQQFQALVISRGYAQKNPVYEFHKEAFESYKRMNADMSLKIIKNMALSSINIQPTGKLEVFFG
- the asp3 gene encoding accessory Sec system protein Asp3; amino-acid sequence: MRYKEEIYFAYWDMQSVSQYLYGSSVKLLADGHVLYENQFMPSGTVIHEWHSQANYQALRNTSQLPELKRGEKYIFGSYMETLPENSTYLKIEFMNARDEEIFNQIIKQGETMSVRVPNNTHHYKIQLVSSGCHRFLFESIYIAEEGVADYTVDRYWISKLLHKDVNQETVYVCFTESDFNRTGYIPEIVREHFPNLLIVNSSYKDALLYMEKEFFEILLGTIEKLSQEYSFEKVAFAGYGPVSNIAALLYSQQFENAYALVTDDFMPEVDYQHVLERYRNRVNYPMFRDLLLERFNPAKVREYAHLKNRPRVLANIDYLLDQSFLLQKIDLEKTEEWMRKNEA